A window from Citrus sinensis cultivar Valencia sweet orange chromosome 5, DVS_A1.0, whole genome shotgun sequence encodes these proteins:
- the LOC107176299 gene encoding putative invertase inhibitor yields the protein MYKELCIASLRSDKDSRGSDLQGLGKISLKITLANANEIQGYISELLKKDGKPFLQQCLKDCSENLQDAILEIKDSIAAIDSRSYGDVNTWVSAAMSYEESCEDGFKEKPGFKSPLTQMNAKFSQLCSISLTISNLLAGKA from the coding sequence ATGTACAAGGAACTCTGCATAGCTTCTTTAAGATCAGACAAGGACAGCAGAGGGTCTGACCTCCAAGGCCTTggcaaaatttctttaaaaattacgtTGGCCAATGCCAATGAAATTCAGGGTTATATTTCAGAGTTGCTAAAGAAAGATGGGAAGCCATTTCTTCAACAATGCTTGAAGGATTGTTCCGAAAATTTACAGGATGCGATTTTGGAGATTAAAGACTCGATAGCAGCTATCGATTCTAGGAGTTACGGCGATGTTAATACATGGGTCAGTGCTGCTATGAGCTATGAAGAATCCTGCGAAGATGGTTTCAAGGAAAAACCAGGCTTTAAATCTCCATTAACTCAGATGAATGCAAAATTTAGTCAGCTCTGTAGTATTTCTTTAACCATTAGCAATCTCTTGGCTGGCAAAGCATaa